Genomic DNA from Brassica rapa cultivar Chiifu-401-42 chromosome A04, CAAS_Brap_v3.01, whole genome shotgun sequence:
tttaaaaaatttatttaaattaataaatatttgtctaatctatattttaatagattttatatttgtttatagtcaattaataaatttagtGCTGCCTATTTATAACATCGACCTAATTTAAAGCGAGAGTCTTCGGTTTGAGGAGAAAGTTGGGGGATCCTCtctttattatataaaactaataaCTAAATACAGTTACCATGATTTACATAATATATGGTAACTAATATAAATTCAGTTACCATGTCAAACAGAATATATAGTAACTAATATAAATTCAGTTACGAAAATGGATGTTATAGAGAATATTCTTGGAATTAATTTGTTGAATCCGAAAATATATGAGTTTCCATTTATTACTAATATAAATTCAATTACCATGTCAAACATAATATATTCTATGCGTAGTCATCAAGTTAATTTAGTTAAATCGGAAAATCTTGtttctatatattatcttttgcATTTATTGTATGTAGCAATTACGAAAATAGATGTTATAGAAATATTCTTggaatttatttgttttgaatCCAAAAATTTgtgagtttctatttattatgttttatatttatatttatataccaactttgataaatatcaatattaaaacGTGTTCATTATTGGCTGTTTAAAAGGTTAATAACATTGAGAACCAATGATTTCGAAATATGCTAACCATATACTATTGAAAGAAGAATTCCATATAAGACACAAGAATTATAATGAATATCCATATatttggtttgtgttttttgGACAACGGGTTTTTGATGGTGTTAATAGGGTTTGAATAGAGTTAGAGTTTCAATGTAGTCTTAGCGTATAGGTTAGAACACAAACGAATATAGATAGGTTAGTAAACATAGACGAAATGGACTTAAAAACGATGgataaattgataaatattttttaaatgtaatattttcataaatttaatatttttaatagaaaatttacaACTTTCTTAATTGATTAATTTTTGTATGTAGAttagtttgaaatttttttgctATATTATATGTGTTTCCCTTATAATGTTATATTCTCTATGTTTtatttagattattttttgGGTAATGAAAAGAATGTTAAGGTATAGATAttacatttattaaaatattgtgatatttttttactttttattttataacacaattttaaatttcatgTATACAAAATTTTCGAGTTGTTAAAGAAAATTTGTTgctataatttataataagtCGACTTTAGAActgaaattaataattttatgaattttatggGCTTCCAAATTGATTTTGtctcaaattatataaattggAAAGATATTGTATTCATTAATTTCTGAAAATCTCTCGAAGCCAATCATAACTACTTTTGGATTTAAGTTACGGTAGTATaggaatataatatattaatcgAAATCTGTctcaatcaaatatatatacttcTGTCCAAGTTAGTATATGCAgtgtagttaatatattttttgtagcCCAAGTTATTCCTTAATGTTCTAAAGTATACATTAAGAAAATAGTTTATTCTTTCTtcaaattttatcatattttttatttgttctatTTGTTGAGATTTATTAGTTCCTATAATTACTGAGAATTGTtaccatttaatttttttttaatatagataGATCTTGATGAAATCTCGATAGATACATAAATaccaagtttaaaaaaaaatcgaaattaagaaaataatgaaaaagtGGGTGTGTTTGAGGATACATTATTGTATGAATGTAATATAATATGTATAACTGTAAGTTAAAATTCTATAGTCGttcattatattattatttgtattatCTATCTTATTTGTATAATAATATGAATCTATAAACttttgttatattattatttgtataaGCCTAAGTTTAAATCATTACACATGCATGTTTATATAATTGATAGTTTGTGCATCTGTTAGGATTTAGGTGAAACGCAAGTTCAGAGTTATATTTTGTAGTTTACGTTATGTATagtataagttatttttttggtttaacatAGATAGAAATGATATAGGGTATCAGACCGAGTCTATATGTTGACTTAGATTTTGTATTATCTATCTAGGTACGAAATAGGATTATTCCTGACTGAATGAGCCTAACAAAACGTAAATGTAAGTAGAAAATAGGTTGggcttttttttgtcaatcgaATAACactgaaaataatttaaataggaAATAGaatgttttataattaataagaaATTTCAGGGGTAGATTCATAATAagtattctgctttaatagtatagatgcaCAGCATCTATACCTAataatatactagattttgacccgcgcaggcgcgcgggtgtatattttgaaaaatatgttgatatttgtttttcatgtaattattaggatttggaaaaatgaatccgaggaacataaccgataccgatccaaagatatagtaccaaacccaaacataaattgattaaatattctaattattcaaaattttgttatttagagaaccgaatctgatccgaaccgaagtatttgagtatccgaatttatctaaaaatagatttatatacttatatatattaattattttagatttaacgtatataaaacatcaaaaatgatacttttaaattggtttaaatacttgaaaatatatatagatagtcaaaagtaaatatctgaaatagttaaagtatactcaaatcaccaaaaatacttaaaataattattgatttcgtatctaaaattttaaatcaagccaattgatatgttaagcttaagtattatgacatatgttattcaaatttatacgtaatatattattttatttatacattttgagaaatttaaaatatataatgatttaagactttaaaaatagtttaaattagttatccaaacccaaaccaaacccgcaaagatccaaatcgaactcaaaccaaaatttagaaacattctaataaggttgaaatctttgaccccgaaaacccaaaatacaaaccgatcagaactaaacccgtatgggtatccaaaagcccatccctagtcattattatatatcgtattttatcatcatataattaatcgtattttatatgtaccatcatataagtaatcatataattaatagtattttatacataccatcatataaataattacatatattatatttttaaaacttaatatgaaatatgaaaaccataatttgagttggtatttcaaattgggctttgtattatgtttttcttatatatattgacaatatttttttataatggttattgaaaaatagtttagtaaaaatccatttttgaatatatatatatatttttgaatcaatttttgatataaatcaaatttgaattattattttgatttgaaatatgtatataaagtttaaattttgttttatggttagtttagaaaaaaaatttttagggaattagattgacccattttggtatattttaaaagtggcctagataattttcaattttttaaaaaaacataagcccattactttttttcttaatactactatccttgttttcaaacaaaattttttttttttaaaagactgcaatccatgtttccaaacactccaaatttttaaaagtcctattcaagtctccaaacactccaattttgtacttgagttttaataagatagatacgAGAATAAATGAGTAGGATAGACGTATGGGATTCTGGGTTATTCAAAACGAGTAAGACCAATAACCGGGTTTGATCAAATTTGGATCCGGTATGAAGTTAAACCGGGATCTTTTTGTTCCCCATAAATAAGTTAACTAGGTTTTAGAGCTCTCTTCTCATTGTTAGCCGGAAGCCACTCTGATATCGTCTCTCTCCGATTCTTCGAGAAAAGCGTGTGGTCGTCATGGAAGACGGAGAAAGCTGCCCCAAGCTGCCGATTCCGGGGAAGAGAAACATACTAATCACCAGTGCCTTGCCTTACGTCAACAACGTCCCCCATCTCGGAAACATCATTGGATGTAAATTGAATCCTATCTCGTCTCCTTATCTGATTGCTTGTATTCGTGTGTGCGTTTCGTTTAAGGACTTAGATAAAGCCACTGCCAAATTTGTTTAGCTCAGATGCAGAGATTAGTTTTAAGCTTTCGGAATCTGATTTTGCATTGGTTTGATATATTTGGAATAGCCAAATTTTTGCGTGGACGAGTAGATAATGTGACTCAGTTTAGGGCTATATTGAttcttttttgtgtgtgtgtgcagGTGTTCTGAGTGCTGATGTGTACGCAAGATACTGCCGTCTCCGTGGCTATAATGCGATATATATCTGTGGAACCGATGAATACGGTACTGCAACTGAGACAAAAGCTCTTGAGGAGAATTGCACCCCCAAGGAGATCTGTGACAAGTAATGCATCCTTATTTTTGCACTGTATCATCTATGAAACACTGTCTTTTCATTGATTTTGTGTGTGCTTTTTAGGTACCATGCCATTCATAAAGAAGTTTATGACTGGTTTGACATAAGTTTTGACAAGTTTGGGCGAACTTCAACTCCAGAACAGACAGAAGTGTGCCAagcaattttcaaaaaattgtttgaaaacaaCTTCCTTTCAGAGAACACCATGCAGCAGGTGAATGATTCTCTGCTCAAATGCCTGTAATTTGATCGCGTTTCGCAAGGGCATCCTTATATGCTTCATAAGTAGAATGATCTACACCACTGAGTTAGTGGGGTTTTAACAAGTCTCTGTGGCCCTTTTTATCTACAGCTTTACTGCGATACATGCCAGAAGTTCTTAGCTGACCGGCTTGTTGAGGGCTCTTGTCCGTTTCCAGAATGTAATTATGATTCTGCTCGTGGTGATCAGTGCGAAAAATGTGGAAAGCTCCTGAATCCTACTGAACTCAAAGATCCGAGGTGCAAGGTGGGCTATGCTTTTGAAATAGTATTTTCTATTGAAACACATTAACCATTATGTTTAAATTCGTGCGGTAAATTGTTGATATCAAGCGAAGACGGTTGTCATACAAATAATTGTAATGCTCTGTTACAGTACATTTCTTTTGCCTATgttgatattatatattactGGTAATGGCTAGCTGGTTGTGCTTGCATCTTTTATGTTCCCTTCATATTTGCATGACTCACAGATTGCTGTAGAATAGATCTGCACTGTTTTCGCTGGCTTGACTTTCTTTAAGAACTGCTTGACTATGGTCTGCATTTACAATTATCTTAACTGCGTATGTTTTCTCTTTCAAACAGGTCTGTCAAACCACACCCCGAATTCGCGACACAGACCACCTGTTTATTGAGCTTCCATTGCTGAAAGATAGGTTGGAAAAGTATATTGACGATACATCTGTTACTGGATCTTGGAGTCAAAACGCTATTCAAACGACGAAAGCGTGGCTTAAGGAAGGGCTAAGGCAGAGATGTATTACAAGGGATCTAAAGTGGGGAGTTCCTGTTCCACATGAGAAATATAAGGAAAAAGTAAGAACATCACTTTCTGTCAACGTATTAAACTACATCTTCTAATTCGATTTGTGTTTATAGGTCTTTTACGTCTGGTTTGATGCTCCTATTGGATACGTCTCAATAACGTCATGCTACACATCTGAATGGGAGAAGTGGTGGAAGAATCCTGAGAATGTGGAGCTTTATCAGTTTATGGGGAAAGACAATGTGCCATTTCATACTGTGAGTTTATAACATATCAAAATTTGAATACTGCAAATTCTCGTTCTTTCCTCTAAACTAAGAAATCAAAGGTGAATTAAAAATGTCTGCCTGTTCTTCAGTTTCCATTGACTAGGATATCTTGGAGACATGCTTCagatgttttttttatcttttataattctGTCATCCTTGTTATTAGGGTTGTTATGTTTTCTCCTCCGAGAAAGGTTTATATTTGTAAATCCGACTGTTTCAACTGCCAACATGTTATGCAGGTGATGTTTCCATCTACGCAGCTTGGAACTGGGGAAAATTGGACACTGATGAAGACAATCAGTGTGACTGAGTATTTAAATTACGAAACCGGTCAGTTAATGTTTTACCATGGCTTCCATAAACCTTTTTAAGATGCATGATATTATTTTGAATTAGTTTGATGtgctttgcttttttttttgcattcatAAAAACGAGAACATGTTTATTGTGTATGGGTTGCAGGAAAGTTCTCCAAGAGTAAAGGTGTTGGAGTGTTTGGTAATGATGTAAAAGATACAAATATCCCTGTCGAAGTATGGAGATACTACTTGCTGACCAACAGGCCTGAGGTAACTGATTGCTCGTAAAAATAGAAACATCCTTTTTTCTCTCATTCATCATGGGCATGCATAAACGTATAGATTTCACCAACACTAATTTGTTCTGGGGATTGGCCCGTCCAGGTGTCTGACACATTATTTACATGGGGCGATTTGCAAGCGAAACTGACTGGCGAGTTGCTGAACAACCTAGGAAACTTCGTTAATCGAGTTCTGAGTTTTATAGCAAAGCCTGAGCCTTCAGGTTGGTTAATTCTTTCCGGATTCAAGTATTGGTTTTCCTTGTGAGTGGTAGCTATAGATGACTTTTCAGATTGACATATCCAATTGAAAATATCGGATGTGCTGCATTCTTTTATTGAAACCAGCTAGTAAGTGTGCAAGTCAGAGATATTTGAGCTCTGGGACGTCAATCTGTTGTCACGTGTTAGTCTGTGAACAAAATTCGTAGTCTAGAATGATATAAGATGCATCTGGCTTGCAAGAGTCGATACTATAATTCTGTTGTGCTGATCTAATGCCATGATTCCTCTTGCTGTAAAATTGCGTGTACATAATTATTAACTGGTCATAAAACATATCTGATGTTCAAGTGTCTTTACATGTGTGTATCTTTTCATACCTCTCTAGTGGACTGTGGATAGTCAGATGTTGAAttttgttttccaaaaaaaaagaaattgcgTGAAGTAGCTGGATAGCATAAAGAATTAAATTCTCTTAGAAACAGAAAGAGCACTGGCTAGGATTTTGGCTAGTGATACTCTTGAAAACAGGGCCTATACTTTTCCATATCTGCTCTCATGTTTTCCCTTTCTCTTACTATGTCATGTACTAATTGATGTGAAGGTTATGGGTCTGTCATTCCTGATGCTCCTGGTGCTGAATCTCATCCTCTAACGCAATCCCTGGCTGAAAAGGTTGGAAAGTTTGTAAAGGAGTATGTTGAAGCTATGGAAAAGGTGAGGAACATTATATGGACTTTGGTCTGGTATGGCTATCTTAGTTAGTTCCTGGTGGTTTATGTTCTTACTAAAGACTGTTCATTTGATATAGGTTAAGCTCAAGCAGGGGCTGAAAATTGCTATGGCCATCTCGAATGAAGGGAACGCATACTTGCAGGTAATTCTACACTCATAAATGTATATTAGCTTTATTAGCTGTTACAGTCTAACCaactttattgttttttttttgatgtagGAAGCCCAATTTTGGAAACTTTTCAAGGAAGATAAACCTTCTTGTGCAATTGTCATAAGAACTGCTGCTGGTTTAGTATACCTTCTTGCACAGTTGTTAGAACCTTTCATGCCG
This window encodes:
- the LOC103863598 gene encoding methionine--tRNA ligase, cytoplasmic; the protein is MEDGESCPKLPIPGKRNILITSALPYVNNVPHLGNIIGCVLSADVYARYCRLRGYNAIYICGTDEYGTATETKALEENCTPKEICDKYHAIHKEVYDWFDISFDKFGRTSTPEQTEVCQAIFKKLFENNFLSENTMQQLYCDTCQKFLADRLVEGSCPFPECNYDSARGDQCEKCGKLLNPTELKDPRCKVCQTTPRIRDTDHLFIELPLLKDRLEKYIDDTSVTGSWSQNAIQTTKAWLKEGLRQRCITRDLKWGVPVPHEKYKEKVFYVWFDAPIGYVSITSCYTSEWEKWWKNPENVELYQFMGKDNVPFHTVMFPSTQLGTGENWTLMKTISVTEYLNYETGKFSKSKGVGVFGNDVKDTNIPVEVWRYYLLTNRPEVSDTLFTWGDLQAKLTGELLNNLGNFVNRVLSFIAKPEPSGYGSVIPDAPGAESHPLTQSLAEKVGKFVKEYVEAMEKVKLKQGLKIAMAISNEGNAYLQEAQFWKLFKEDKPSCAIVIRTAAGLVYLLAQLLEPFMPSFSREVFKQLNLPLHFSLSDEGIASRLWEMLPPGHRIGTPQPLFKELKDEEVQQYKDKFAGNQADRRARDVEAANMAEQLKKTKLSDAKKQKASKGAGTSKPQPAATLEITMARLDIRVGKILKAEKHPNADSLYVEQIDVGGGEIRTVVSGLVKYIPLEEMQNRMVCVLCNLKPSKMRDIMSQAMVLAASSSDGSKVELVEPPESATIGERVRFAGHEGEPDVVLNPKKKVWETLLVDLNTNENLVACYKGIPFTTDAGVCKVSSISNGTIR